CCCCTCTTTCACCTCATGCTCTTTTTTGTGGTGAATCTTCATGGTCACCAGGGTACGAGAGGTGAAGTCGCAGCCGGGAACCTCACAGTGGAATGCCGGCTCGCTGCTGTGGCTATCCAGGTGTTTGCGCAAGTCGACTAGATTCTTGCACCTGCAAACCCAAGGGAgtattaagaaaaaaagaatgcaAGTGTGTCTGTTACAGCCTAATCTTGCTTTCCATTGCTGCAGCTTGAGAGGATGTGATACCTGTATTCACAGTATTCACAGCTGTATGGCTTCTCATTACTGTGGCGGAACTTAACATGGTTGCGCAGTGAAGACGGCGATGGACACGTCATGTCACACAGCGGGCATTTGTAGTGGCTCACTGTAGCAAccagaaaaagacaaagcagtGATCAGATTAAATCATCTGATAAGATGGCAGAGCTGTTTGTTGTCAGAAGAACTGCCTCACTCACTTGGACATCAAAGTGCATCACATGGTCAGCTGCTCAAAAACAGGCGTCACAGGCGTTTGTGCTTCAAGCCAAAAAATACTGGTGAAATAATTTACATTAAAACTTGACACTGTTGCCATAACAACTCAGACATCCAGCTCAGAGATTTTCTTGAGAGCTTCTCATAGGGATGCAGGGATCTAAAGAGTTGAGGCctgctaacgtttgctaatgTTTATAGGTAGATAAACACACCTGGCAGGGTAGTGGATTTATGgcgaggaaaaaaacaaaaaacacaacacatgcaaaCCTGTAAAGGCCTATTTTGGACCAAATGTTGACTTGCATGGAAAAGCTAGTACATCATACATTTTATGATAACACTCAGTTGTCAGGTGTCATTTCAAACGTGCAGACAGAAATGAGTCTAAAAGTGTAAGGCATGGTTTGGAAAATGGTATTAATTTCTGTTAGTTGCACAAACTTTGTGTGCTTTGAGGTTcttgagctgaaacacacaaaaacagcagagcGGTCTTTTTTGTTCTCCCCAGTCCACGTTAAGAACAAGTAATACTGACAGCACAATGGCCGCAGGACTGACCGTGGGTTCTCATGTGGTCTCGCAGTAGTCGCTCTGTTGCAAAACGCTTGGAACAGTGAGAACACTGGAATCTCTGACCTACAGCAAAcatgcatgcaagcacacaaaGCAAGAATTACTGATTGACACAATTTGACCCTAAAAAAAGTTGCAATCATTGCTGATTATCTTGTCATAATTCTGACTTTACCTTCCATGGCGTTCTGTCTTATGATGTGGTCAAAGAACTTGGTGTTGTTGGCGTACATCCCCCCACAGCCTGGACATGCCACAACCTTCTCCTGGGTGTGGCTCCGCAGGTGCTCCCGCAGCTTCGGACGCCCTTTAGCAGTGGCTTCGCAATCTGTGGAGCGACAGGCTCAGACCTCAATAATCCCACAGTCTTAGTACCAAGAAGAAAATGTAATCAGCATTTTAAACTTCTGAGCTCTAATCAGGAGATACGCCATGTTGAACGCAGTACCTTTCCATCCACAACGTATTGGGAATTCACAGTCTCCTGCTGGTACATCCATGCACAGGCCATGCATCTCTACGTGGCGATAGAACCACTCTGGATTTTCATATGGCGGTTGCTTTAACAAAtatgcaaagaaagaaaaaacacatagCCAGAAATGTTAAGAGTTCATGAAGACAAAAGTTTAAGTTCTGCTTCATGGACACTTATCCCAACTGTGTGCTCTTTGGCAGTCAAGTCACTCAAACTGcttagctttaaaaaaaaaaaaaaaaaaaaaactcaaacacTTGCATTCAGTGAATTTATTAAGGCAAGTGAATCCATGACAACTAAGTGAAGAGATGTTATTTATTTCACAGATGTAGACTTCACTTTCTATACATCATGGACTTGCATTAGCTGAAGCATGCaaagtgcatgtgcatgtgagaaGGTGGCTTCTGCCATGTTTACCTCACATTCCTCCCAAAGGCAGATAAAGTTGTCTGGGATTTCAGGGATGCTGTTGCGGTTGTGGTAGCCGATGGAGCAGGTGCCCATTTCTGGCTGGGCGTTAAGCACCTGCTGACCCAACTGCTTCAACTTAGTGTGGTAACAGTGAAAGAACAGATGTCTTCGCAGCTCTTCAGGACCCTCCACAGAACAGAAGCCACAGTCTCTCCAAAGACAGTTTCTCTCCCCTTTGCACAAAAAGTAAAGTACGCAAAGCATAAGTATTTCTTGTTTAAATTATGCATTTAACAGCACGTCAGCACAATAGATGTAAGATGAAGCAACAACTATTTGGCTGAGGTAGAAAATTACAGCTATAATTTGGGAGTATTATGGATTTTCATCAAAACAGGAGCAGGGAGACAAAATATAGTCAGTTAAAGTTACATAAAGACATCACAATTAATATTTATCAGGAAATCTTTTGTAATCAGGTTTacaacctacacacacaccaggacacACTTCCTGGTGGTGGTCTATCAGGCCTCAAGCTGCAGACAGATTCATTTCATACCTgtatgaggatgaggatgagtcAGTGTCTCACTACTTCCAGGCTGCATATCTGAAGTAAATTGTGCTATTAGGCTCTAAAAAACCCCCACTAGATAAGCCACAGACAGATACTTTGATTTCTTACACTAAAAACTCCTCACCTTCtacttcttcatcctcctccgcCATGTTCAGAGCAGTAAGGTGACCCTCCGCGTGCTTGCAGAAGTTCTCCATCCGACTGAACGACTCCTGACACGAACTCCATTCACACTCCAACTTCAGTGTCTTCTTATGGATCCGTTTGTTAGGCGGCATCTCTCTGAGTCAGAGGTGGGCTGAATGTGGTGTGTTTTGAACGGGCTGAAACTGCAAACGTCGCCCAGGCTTGACcaccacctgcagcacacaggctGCTAGCTAACACCGGATACTGGTTGGCCACAGTGACCAGTGTCTCTAAAATATT
This region of Chaetodon trifascialis isolate fChaTrf1 chromosome 16, fChaTrf1.hap1, whole genome shotgun sequence genomic DNA includes:
- the hinfp gene encoding histone H4 transcription factor, which gives rise to MPPNKRIHKKTLKLECEWSSCQESFSRMENFCKHAEGHLTALNMAEEDEEVEGERNCLWRDCGFCSVEGPEELRRHLFFHCYHTKLKQLGQQVLNAQPEMGTCSIGYHNRNSIPEIPDNFICLWEECEQPPYENPEWFYRHVEMHGLCMDVPAGDCEFPIRCGWKDCEATAKGRPKLREHLRSHTQEKVVACPGCGGMYANNTKFFDHIIRQNAMEGQRFQCSHCSKRFATERLLRDHMRTHVSHYKCPLCDMTCPSPSSLRNHVKFRHSNEKPYSCEYCEYRCKNLVDLRKHLDSHSSEPAFHCEVPGCDFTSRTLVTMKIHHKKEHEGNFVARYKCHVCDQCFTRGNNLTVHLHKKHQFKWPSGHPRFRYKEHEDGFLRLQLIRYESVELTEQLMRERQNRQADEDEDDGHAEGQELEEESQGVPPSELQVELRGVLLEEQRTEEPSISAEEGSQEDGMLYVLAGGLS